Proteins encoded in a region of the Neodiprion virginianus isolate iyNeoVirg1 chromosome 2, iyNeoVirg1.1, whole genome shotgun sequence genome:
- the LOC124298538 gene encoding RING finger and SPRY domain-containing protein 1-like has product MGNCLCKDTQDELEPYSNRNHNAQIGNTVIPIANDTVAAGDAATASPTFRFPTSANVDRLVLETLGVIGTLVDNEQEPPPAMLKLHAIADKEDGWIQVVSSMVNVIPMSDPLGPSVITLLLDDCPLPSKDSVLRLSQMFQLSQKFGNKVQTTATQQRNICVVLGCIADKLAGPSSIAILSDATLGYLVSNLRKDVDPYVVLFSLIGLEKFAQTSENKITIKKRLLAEKGNPLLELEKWVDSSHYIQRQVGFCARWCLDNLFLMEGRKYSHDTVDTTGINVMLNTKDVSEYLKISPNGLEARCDAYSFESVRCTHQVHSGIWYYETLIITPGVMQIGWATKDSTFLNHEGYGIGDDEFSLAYDGCRRLIWHNARSEAQHDRPCWKAGDILGCLLDLVKMEIIFSINGFPLKPCTQVFKTARSGFFAAASFMSFQQCLFNFGNVSFKFPPTDRKYQKFNDHANLTAEDKVVLPRHIYLDQLRKLSVREDSCTLCFDQKATVRLLPCDHRGFCQTCSRQLIECPMCRATIKEVVPDNT; this is encoded by the exons ATGGGTAACTGCCTATGCAAGGATACTCAGGACGAGTTGGAACCTTACAGCAATCGTAATCACAATGCGCAAATTGGAAACACCGTCATACCAATTGCCAACGACACAGTCGCCGCCGGTGACGCAGCAACCGCTTCTCCCACGTTCAGGTTCCCAACATCTGCAAACGTTGACAGATTGGTGCTCGAGACCCTAGGAGTCATCGGAACACTCGTCGACAA CGAGCAAGAACCCCCACCGGCGATGCTGAAGCTCCACGCCATTGCAGACAAGGAAGATGGGTGGATTCAGGTCGTTAGTTCCATGGTGAACGTCATACCGATGAGCGATCCACTGGGACCCTCGGTGATTACTTTGCTACTGGACGACTGTCCTCTGCCTTCAAAG GACTCAGTGTTGAGATTGTCGCAAATGTTTCAACTGTCTCAGAAGTTTGGAAACAAAGTTCAAACTACCGCAACGCAACAGCGCAATATTTGCGTTGTGCTTGGCTGTATAGCAGACAAATTAGCAGGACCAAGTAGTATAGCAATATTATCGGACGCCACCTTAGGCTACCTCGTGTCAAATTTG AGAAAAGATGTCGACCCCTACGTAGTGCTTTTTTCGTTAATTggattagaaaaatttgcCCAAACTA gtgaaaataaaataacgataaagAAAAGATTGCTAGCTGAGAAAGGAAATCCGTTGTTAGAGCTTGAAAAATGGGTCGATTCATCCCATTATATACAACGGCAAGTGGGCTTCTGCGCTCGTTGGTGCTTGGATAATCTAT TTTTAATGGAGGGCAGAAAGTACTCCCACGACACGGTTGACACCACAGGTATAAACGTGATGTTGAACACGAAGGATGTAAGCGAGTACTTGAAGATTTCCCCAAACGGTTTGGAG GCACGCTGCGATGCGTACTCTTTCGAGAGTGTCCGATGCACCCATCAAGTCCACTCTGGCATTTGGTACTATGAAACTTTGATCATTACACCAGGTGTTATGCAGATCGGATGGGCTACAAAGGACAGCACGTTTCTTAACCAT GAAGGATACGGTATAGGCGACGACGAATTTTCTTTAGCCTATGACGGTTGTCGGAGATTAATTTGGCACAATGCTAGGAGCGAGGCGCAGCATGACAGGCCATGCTGGAAAGCTGGTGACATTTTAGGCTGTTTGTTGGACTTGGTCAAGatggagattattttttcaataaacggCTTCCCTCTCAAGCCCTGTACTCAAGTTTTTAAAACAGCAAG GTCTGGATTTTTTGCCGCGGCTAGCTTTATGTCGTTCCAACAGTGCCTGTTCAACTTTGGCAATGTATCCTTCAAGTTTCCACCAACAGacagaaaatatcaaaaatttaatgatcaTGCAAACTTGACTGCCGAGGACAAAGTCGTTTTACCTCGTCATATTTATTTGGATCAGCTAAGGAAATTAAGCGTGAGAGAAGACTCGTGCACTTTGTGCTTTGATCAAAAAGCCACTGTAAGGTTGCTGCCCTGTGATCATAG GGGATTCTGCCAAACGTGTTCGAGACAGTTGATCGAGTGTCCGATGTGTAGAGCAACGATAAAAGAGGTTGTTCCTGACAACACATGA